CTACTCACCACTAGTAGTTGATCTAATTATGGAATACCTGCAAGATACATAGACCATACAACTACATATTAATCTAAGATAAGTCTTGTGCTGAGTTTGGTCACTTTGCGGGATCACCCGCATAAAGTCGTCGGCATTGCAGTTTAAGATCAAATAGAGGCAATACTACGCTGTGAGACGATATTTCTGATCGTGATTAAACTGGTATTCCACATGTTCAGCATCCATTAGCCGTTAGAGATAATTCATTTACgttccttttttctcttgcGCTTGAGATTGTTAGATTGTTAAATTACTACTGCTTTGTTTTTCCATCCGATTAGTATAATCAacagatgaaaaaatgaaaaaaagaaaacaaaatcaacATAACTTGCACAAGATTGAGCCATCGGAAAATAAAGCCCATTGTAATTCATATAACTAAACATCATATCAAGTGCGATTGGTCTGCAAAATCGTGCTTAACATTCCGAGACACAACGTAAATCCCAGAAACACAAGCATGTCTAACCAAATATACTCAGCGAGATATTCGGGGGTTGATGTTTATGAATTCATTCATTCTACAGGATCTATcatgaaaaggaaaaaggatGATTGGGTCAATGCTACACATATTTTAAAGGCCGCCAATTTTGCCAAGGCTAAAAGAACAAGGATTCTAGAGAAGGAAGTACTTAAGGAAACTCATGAAAAAGTTCAGGGTGGATTTGGTAAATATCAGGGTACATGGGTCCCACTGAACATAGCGAAACAACTGGCAGAAAAATTTAGTGTCTACGATCAGCTGAAACCGTTGTTCGACTTTACGCAAACAGATGGGTCTGCTTCTCCACCTCCTGCTCCAAAACATCACCATGCCTCGAAGGTGGATAGGAAAAAGGCTATTAGAAGTGCAAGTACTTCCGCAATTAtggaaacaaaaagaaacaacaaGAAAGCCGAGGaaaatcaatttcaaagcaGCAAAATATTGGGAAATCCCACGGCTGCACCAAGGAAAAGAGGTAGACCGGTAGGATCTACGAGGGGAAGTAGGCGGAAGTTAGGTGTCAATTTACAACGTTCTCAAAGTGATATGGGATTTCCTAGACCGGCGATACCgaattcttcaatatcgACAACGCAACTTCCCTCTATTAGATCCACCATGGGACCACAATCCCCTACATTGGGTATtctggaagaagaaaggcACGATTCTCGACAGCAGCAGCCGCAACAAAATAATTCTGCACAgttcaaagaaattgatCTTGAGGACGGCTTATCAAGCGATGTGGAACCTTCACAACAATTACAACAAGTTTTTAATCAAAATACTGGATTTGTACCCCAACAACAATCTTCCTTGATACAGACACAGCAAACAGAATCAATGGCCACGTCCGTATCTTCCTCTCCTTCATTACCTACGTCACCGGGCGATTTTGCCGATAGTAATCCATTTGAAGAGCGATTTCCCGGTGGTGGAACATCTCCTATTATTTCCATGATCCCGCGTTATCCTGTAACTTCAAGGCCTCAAACATCGGATATTAATGATAAAGTTAACAAATACCTTTCAAAATTGGttgattattttatttccaATGAAATGAAGTCAAATAAGTCCCTACCACAAGTGTTATTGCACCCACCTCCACACAGCGCTCCCTATATAGATGCTCCAATCGATCCAGAATTACATACTGCCTTCCATTGGGCTTGTTCTATGGGTAATTTACCAATTGCTGAGGCGTTGTACGAAGCCGGAACAAGTATCAGATCGACAAATTCTCAAGGCCAAACTCCATTGATGAGAAGTTCCTTATTCCACAATTCATACACTAGAAGAACTTTCCCTAGAATTTTCCAGCTACTGCACGAGACCGTATTTGATATCGATTCGCAATCACAAACAGTAATTCACC
This is a stretch of genomic DNA from Saccharomyces cerevisiae S288C chromosome IV, complete sequence. It encodes these proteins:
- the MBP1 gene encoding transcription factor MBP1 (Transcription factor; involved in regulation of cell cycle progression from G1 to S phase, forms a complex with Swi6p that binds to MluI cell cycle box regulatory element in promoters of DNA synthesis genes) produces the protein MSNQIYSARYSGVDVYEFIHSTGSIMKRKKDDWVNATHILKAANFAKAKRTRILEKEVLKETHEKVQGGFGKYQGTWVPLNIAKQLAEKFSVYDQLKPLFDFTQTDGSASPPPAPKHHHASKVDRKKAIRSASTSAIMETKRNNKKAEENQFQSSKILGNPTAAPRKRGRPVGSTRGSRRKLGVNLQRSQSDMGFPRPAIPNSSISTTQLPSIRSTMGPQSPTLGILEEERHDSRQQQPQQNNSAQFKEIDLEDGLSSDVEPSQQLQQVFNQNTGFVPQQQSSLIQTQQTESMATSVSSSPSLPTSPGDFADSNPFEERFPGGGTSPIISMIPRYPVTSRPQTSDINDKVNKYLSKLVDYFISNEMKSNKSLPQVLLHPPPHSAPYIDAPIDPELHTAFHWACSMGNLPIAEALYEAGTSIRSTNSQGQTPLMRSSLFHNSYTRRTFPRIFQLLHETVFDIDSQSQTVIHHIVKRKSTTPSAVYYLDVVLSKIKDFSPQYRIELLLNTQDKNGDTALHIASKNGDVVFFNTLVKMGALTTISNKEGLTANEIMNQQYEQMMIQNGTNQHVNSSNTDLNIHVNTNNIETKNDVNSMVIMSPVSPSDYITYPSQIATNISRNIPNVVNSMKQMASIYNDLHEQHDNEIKSLQKTLKSISKTKIQVSLKTLEVLKESSKDENGEAQTNDDFEILSRLQEQNTKKLRKRLIRYKRLIKQKLEYRQTVLLNKLIEDETQATTNNTVEKDNNTLERLELAQELTMLQLQRKNKLSSLVKKFEDNAKIHKYRRIIREGTEMNIEEVDSSLDVILQTLIANNNKNKGAEQIITISNANSHA